One region of Candidatus Poribacteria bacterium genomic DNA includes:
- a CDS encoding 4Fe-4S binding protein, with the protein MAYVICEPCIDVKDSACADVCPVDCIYPHADESPDEYEAVNQLYIHPEECIDCNVCTPECPVEAIFMEEDVPEEWEHFIDINAEYFQ; encoded by the coding sequence ATGGCTTATGTAATTTGTGAGCCCTGTATCGACGTAAAAGACAGCGCGTGTGCTGACGTATGTCCTGTGGATTGCATTTATCCACATGCGGACGAGTCACCCGACGAATATGAAGCAGTGAATCAACTTTACATTCATCCCGAAGAATGCATTGATTGCAACGTGTGTACGCCCGAATGCCCTGTTGAGGCGATTTTCATGGAAGAAGATGTACCAGAAGAATGGGAGCATTTCATAGATATCAACGCAGAATATTTTCAGTAA
- a CDS encoding TlpA disulfide reductase family protein, which translates to MEIDEKTQEKLLAYLKIKIEEGVSDRQTTLPPGLHDYFWRFPKEMLPKLRMLAESVLETDSDNGAATALLAMIASTCRESEYQFLLQKAGALISKDPCMNLFLIDQYRKSHGFFGDTDEQEKVITALENLYEWAKQQEDTPYYQDAKFAYQRHRITPYVVYQRLKASKANFETSDRIEQFRALIEECRTLIKRCRTLIPEEQAAFQKELIQESANECNLGNETTENTDFWNTYLDSLENRGLSTPWWELTPKVQEQLLDYFKRRIEAGVVDGKTTLPPQLPEYVSRFPEAMCLELREFSEEVLEKQPDNGAAAKMLAIIVWEDKHVFNGEKDRDLLFLEQAMMQVPNDAEICFFAIRHYTHYNKYLDPLFELTLTALERLFKRAKQQDESELYHWLTKLYKDVGRTPCYIYRDFMRSSEENAELVARCKRLIVEAQHTFQQRLVREPDDWYALHGLSDIYETLGKTELAQKYPWTGHSGSEAVWKQTAWVGKELPDFSAVALDGTPISLSDYRGKMVLLNFCAKWCGFCAPEMPYIKEAYEHHHKDGFDVIGVSLDESEAELREFIEAHNIPWIQIFDGKGSDSELARYFGIKSVPSQWLIDRDGKIISVETRGEQLGQLIKWTELTRVGNVVPDFSAVSVDGKPISLSAYRGKVVLLYFWRTSDYCERELKCVDAVYQKYHNKGFEVIGVDVAGWSNEEALRTYIREKGYPGQHIYDGSGWNGPLAQQFGIGSSEQIPAVVLIDADGKVIKARSGRVHSPEIWSTRLATIVNSLLSC; encoded by the coding sequence ATGGAAATAGACGAGAAGACCCAAGAGAAACTTCTCGCTTACCTGAAAATAAAGATTGAAGAGGGTGTCTCTGACCGACAAACGACTCTTCCTCCCGGACTCCATGATTACTTTTGGCGTTTTCCGAAAGAGATGCTACCCAAACTACGAATGTTAGCCGAAAGCGTTCTTGAAACAGACTCAGACAACGGCGCGGCAACTGCATTGTTGGCAATGATAGCATCTACTTGTAGGGAGTCCGAATATCAGTTTCTTTTACAGAAAGCAGGGGCATTGATCTCAAAGGACCCTTGTATGAATTTGTTTCTGATTGACCAGTACAGGAAAAGTCACGGTTTCTTTGGAGATACTGATGAACAAGAGAAAGTGATTACCGCGCTTGAAAACCTATATGAGTGGGCAAAGCAACAAGAGGATACACCATACTATCAAGATGCGAAATTTGCCTACCAGCGGCACAGAATAACTCCGTACGTAGTCTATCAGCGACTCAAAGCATCCAAAGCGAACTTTGAAACGTCAGACCGAATTGAGCAATTCAGAGCCTTAATTGAAGAATGTAGAACCCTGATTAAGAGATGTAGAACCTTGATACCTGAGGAGCAGGCAGCGTTTCAGAAAGAATTGATTCAAGAATCGGCTAACGAGTGTAACTTGGGCAATGAAACCACCGAAAACACAGATTTTTGGAATACCTACCTTGATTCACTGGAGAACCGTGGACTTTCAACGCCTTGGTGGGAACTCACCCCGAAGGTTCAGGAACAACTTTTGGATTATTTCAAAAGGAGGATTGAAGCAGGCGTTGTTGACGGCAAAACGACACTGCCGCCGCAACTCCCTGAGTACGTTTCACGTTTCCCTGAAGCGATGTGTTTAGAACTTCGAGAGTTCTCCGAAGAAGTGCTTGAAAAACAGCCAGACAACGGTGCAGCGGCAAAGATGTTAGCAATCATTGTCTGGGAAGATAAACACGTCTTTAATGGTGAAAAAGACAGAGACCTTCTATTTCTTGAACAGGCGATGATGCAAGTTCCTAATGATGCGGAAATTTGTTTTTTTGCAATTAGACATTACACTCATTACAATAAGTACTTGGATCCTTTGTTTGAATTGACGCTTACCGCACTCGAAAGGCTATTTAAAAGGGCAAAACAGCAAGATGAATCTGAATTGTATCATTGGCTGACAAAACTTTACAAGGATGTAGGCAGAACGCCTTGTTATATCTATCGGGATTTTATGAGGAGTTCCGAGGAAAACGCCGAGCTGGTTGCGCGGTGTAAACGTCTGATTGTTGAAGCACAGCACACTTTTCAACAACGACTTGTACGCGAACCGGACGACTGGTACGCTTTACACGGACTTAGTGATATTTATGAGACGTTGGGTAAGACGGAATTAGCACAAAAATATCCGTGGACGGGTCATTCAGGATCAGAGGCTGTATGGAAACAGACAGCATGGGTTGGCAAAGAACTTCCCGATTTTTCAGCGGTGGCACTTGATGGCACACCGATTTCGCTCTCCGATTACCGAGGCAAAATGGTGCTTCTCAATTTCTGCGCAAAATGGTGTGGTTTTTGCGCGCCGGAGATGCCGTATATTAAAGAAGCATACGAACACCATCACAAGGATGGCTTTGACGTTATCGGCGTAAGTTTAGACGAAAGTGAAGCGGAACTCCGCGAATTTATTGAGGCGCATAACATCCCGTGGATCCAGATTTTCGATGGTAAAGGGTCGGATAGTGAACTTGCGCGGTATTTCGGCATTAAGAGCGTGCCATCACAATGGCTTATTGACCGAGATGGCAAGATTATCTCGGTTGAGACCAGAGGTGAACAACTCGGACAACTCATAAAGTGGACTGAACTCACACGAGTTGGGAACGTAGTACCAGACTTCTCGGCAGTCTCTGTAGATGGAAAGCCCATTTCGCTTTCGGCATACCGCGGGAAGGTTGTGCTGCTCTATTTTTGGAGGACGAGCGACTACTGTGAGCGAGAATTAAAGTGTGTGGACGCGGTTTATCAAAAATACCACAACAAAGGGTTTGAGGTTATCGGTGTTGACGTTGCAGGATGGAGCAACGAAGAAGCACTACGCACCTATATCCGCGAGAAGGGCTATCCGGGACAGCACATCTACGATGGAAGTGGATGGAACGGTCCACTCGCCCAACAATTCGGCATCGGCTCAAGCGAACAAATTCCGGCAGTTGTGCTGATTGATGCCGATGGAAAGGTCATCAAGGCACGAAGTGGCAGAGTTCATTCTCCTGAAATTTGGAGCACGAGGTTGGCAACAATTGTGAACTCCCTTCTGTCGTGCTAA